From Colias croceus chromosome Z, ilColCroc2.1:
ATTAGGATGTTATTGGAACTTAGTTATTAAATTCcaataagaatattaaaacGAGATTGAATAAGTTTTTTTCCTGTAATGACAATATTATGCGTAATGTGAAATGACAagtaataactgcgttaaaaacaaccgacttcaaacttgcacttgcaaaattcacaaatacctacagacaaaaatgctcataaaataaaaactactgggcctatccgaataaaatttttatgggaccaattcgacaccatcccgcatcgaacaaaaaaagaatcacgtaaatcggttcagaaacctcggagtaatcggtgtacatacataaaaaaaaacataccggccgaattgataacctcctccttttttttgaagtcggttaaaaatgaaatagcaTCGCggcattaaaataatattatcgttaaatattgatttgctacaggtaggtatttaatattcatatttttgctTCTGTTACCACATATCAGCTGTCTCAtggtttttcaataaataacacagggctttatttaaaaatttacgtGATAGTAATAATGTATCTCGTAGTAATTTCTTATTAAACAGATagtcttattaatattattgttactaaAGAATTGTTAATAGTTTTCCACGAAAAGGAAATCCTCAAAATATTCAGATGAGTACTACTCAAAATGATGActaatatttatctacatataatattgtgGTGGAAGCCTTCTTTAATTTAACACGCGATATCGTACTTTATCGCGTAGGTAGTAGAGTCGATTGTCACGCACGGCCTTTATCAGTAACTGGTTTCGTGACCACAAACCGCCTACATTATCTTTATCCTGCTCTAATCATGCATGCATCCTGTTCTCTCCTGGGCAAAAGAATGCATTTCAGGTCAAACATCCCAAGCAAGATCATTTTCACATCGAGTCTGAAGGTTAactctttaaaataatgaagttaatatttcatataataaaaaacgattattattttcatggaAAAGTATTCTGAGAAAATTACTCcgaattttatattaacaatatcGACTTCCTAACAAAGAACTCTTTGCACATTCAATTCTGTACCTAATATTTTCCATTTCCATtcacaaaaacaaattattccgTAGGTAGGttatatagaattttatttttaaatttcgataaacaataattgaattgtaaaaaaagttttaaaaacgaaacttgaaatattttaccaacataaattatattagtaggtacttgtTTAAAGCAATAGTATTGTACCAAACACTATCACCAGAATCATATACTAAAGATGCTCAAAGATCTCATTACATCAAACACGAAAGATAAAAACCGCCACAGGAGCGAGGCGATGCGACGGGCGAGATAACAACAGAAACGGATCATTGGTGAGGGTGCAACAATACCTGTTAGCGTCATGCTCTGTTGCCGACAGGTCCGCACCCACACACGCACAGTCCCTACGCTCGTGTGCGCAACAAAACAAATGCAACACCATTCTTGTTTATAAATTGCGCAAGTTCCAACATTCCTCTGCACTTACACTGCAGAATAGATTTCCTTTTCGATAGACGTTTATGAATCCCTTTGCTAACTGAAAATTTCTccctttatttatattacaaccGTTGCAAACTCCAGCTATTAATACAAGCTTCAACAGAGTATCCAATCGAAATTATGCTGGAAAATCTAGAGACCAGCGTTTTTACCATGCAAACAGAGCCGACAAGATAAATAATGTCCGAGCAAAGAAATCTCTCCGCTTTGCGGTCCTTTAATAATTTAACCGTGGAATTCGTGCGGAACCATAAATACGATACGCTCTtgcattttgtaataaacaCACGGTATTGAAAAACGCttgaattgttattaaacatttGTGTACATACCTACGAAATTACAGGTTGCTTTTATCTGTAAATATTACCGGgcaatattaaaaagttgGACGGTATTTATAAAGCTGTAGGGAACGTGTGTAAATAGTAAAGGATTCATATTGGTTGTTTTTTCCAGGATACCTTCTGGATTTGCGCTACATGCGACGATCGGAAACGATGTCCCCACCCTCCGACATTAACAGTAAGTGcttaatgaatttataaacGCAAGCGAATTTTGTCAACGTATTAATTTGCGTGCAGTACagtatcaattattttaataatgatgCATGAAATTCAGGTAAACTGTTatcaaaattcaatatttgatGGACGCTGTAATGTTTCGAAGTAATTTTGAATTAACGGATGACATTGTTACGAAAATTGCTACCAAATTACAATTTCGCCGTAAACACTCGATTAAGATATTAATCAATAGTGTCATTTGAGGGTCTTTGTGTACCAGTTCTGGAATTAATTTACCAAAACGTATGTtagttatttacaaaatataaatcatcGAATATTATGCGTCACATTTATGTGTAGAGATCTGAGATAGTTGGATGTCTGtgttagatattagatatgtgaattataattaaagtaatatatttatcacacaaaatttgctttttgcgaaatactgtattaaaatctgcgaatgtttatttattattactgcAATTATGCTCAAGCGAATTTGAATTCTTAAGTACAGCTGCAACTGGTATTGTTAATTCGCTTAATACGAGTACATTTATCTATTGAATGGCTTGGTGAGTAAGAGaatcataaatcataatgaaCGACGTGCAGTTTTTCAAAAACACTATACTTAGTATCTGCATTACATGgccattgtttaaaaaatggaACGACTAACTTTTGGTAAATATCCGCTATTTTCTTGGTGACGACGTTTCTAAGTTGAGAGAACAATTGACACCGATTTGCTTTGCTGAAGTGCAAGTTACTCTATTTGTTTTTTCGCTCGCCCCCCTCTATATAATTTGCTGTATTTATGCAATTTTTACACCATTACGTACCTATGAATGATTGTCCAGGTCTTtcagttacatttttaaaactttttgggTCAACTTGAtccatttttctttttcttctattccttttttttcaaatgcaAACGCAAGTGCTGTGAGCGAGCTTTAAAAGTTGTTTCTTATTGTAGAAATGTGTGTGAGTCAATCCGAACTTTTCGCTTTATATAAacgaaattatttacatttttatacattataaggTGTGCAGCGTCAAGCACAAACAGCGCTGATAGTCAGCGGTGTGGCCCTCGCGGTTCTGCTCCTTGTGCTGATCATCATTTGTCGAGGCCGCTTGTCTTGGAGGTACATCAAGCAGAAACTTCAACCTTCCAAGGTGAGATGTCTATGGTTATTCTACTATTGTCATAAATGTGAAAgcttgtatgtttgtttgttactccttcacgcaaaaactgctAACCGATTTGGATTTGGTTTAGAGATGGAGATGAAAAACATAGTAAAGATCCAGAAATCCCATCAGAGCGGGATTTATGACTACGCTGACGTGATCGAATGtcttgttataataaaaataataccaaatacatatatactcCTATAAGAGACGAGAAAACACTTGACGCGTAACTAACAAAGCAATGACGTAAGTATCCAGTATAATTACTTGCGAGTAGGATGAGGAAGGTTTAAGCGCAAACTCATTGTGCGAAATGCATTAACGAAGCACCGTACAGTATGCTATTACTCTAGAACTGATTTTCTGTGAAGAGTTAGGTATGTGAAAACTTTAAGGTTTAGGTGATGCTTCCATGCGAAGTATGTTCAATTGTTCAACTTTCACTACAAAAATAGCATGGCATGCTTACAGCGTTCAATTTAGTCTAAATGACTTTTACCCAATCAATAAACTATAATGttcattattattgaaaaaaatatcaaaccaTTTTCAGAATCGCGTAAAGCAGTATCCGACGGATCTAACACATCACAACCCGCACGCTGAGATGCCGAAACCGAAGCCCGAATTGAAGCTAGAGATACGAAACCCCGAACCGCCGAAGCGGCTCAACGTACGAGATTTAGACACGAGGACGCAAACGGACAAGAGTCTGGGAGCCACCACGCCGAAGACGATCAGCACAGCCGTCAGCAATAGGCACCCTGCTGAAGACACCACTCTCGATTTCTCGTACGACAATATGGGCATGAACGTCACACCCCCGGAGCAACCCGCCGCCGCTAGTCACAAGTTCTGAGAACCGGTCGTCAGATTCGGTGGTGAAACCGTGAGAATCATAGACACAAGTCCAAATTGTAGTGATGATAATGAgcgtttttaaatttatacttcaatagaattttgatataatatgtagttattaCATACTTAAATGTGTTCTTTGAGCCTtgtattcaaaattttttatagattagtGAGCGGATTTTAATCTCAATTTGTAAAGAATTTTTGCAAACGTTTTCTACCATGCAGTCTTTACATGCAATGGAAtgctatattttaaaatgataatggACGAACAAATGGATGTTATAGATTCCGTATCGCTTTGGAATTTTCACCCGTCGAGTAAATGTGATATtcattaatgtaataatgtgTTGAATTTAGTTCATCCGATGATATAGTCAGCACGAATGCAATCAAACCGCGTGATAGTTGAATTACGAGTTGTGGAGAGGCGGCTACTGTTCATACATCACAAACTAGAATCAATTAgcattttattggtaaatgtTTGCTAACATCACTAATTATATCTCTGATTGGAGATTGTGTTGTTAAGTTTTGATCGTTGTTTTCTTTACAGCATTCGTGTCAATAATACATCACGACTAGAATAAATACTTAGAATAATCATATACTTAGttgtttaatagtttttcGTAGagattattaagaaaaaaataagaaatgtcTACAGAGgtaaacttttataatatttacgcgtttaatattgtatatacgTGTATTCTAAGAGCAATAAATGAATCATGTAGATGTTATTTGTGCGTAACGTTTTGATGAATGTTTTAGATTTCGGAATTTTGCCAGGAAATTAATTGAACGGAACGATCTGTTTATTTGACTTTATTACCATGGATATATTAATAGTAGCCAGTGAGGGGTCTAGGGTGTCCATTTTGATTATAGTGTAGAAGGCATAAATGCGAATGCACTTAaccattttatatataatttttaagacaatatcaatattttatctacCGGTCTTTCGAAAGATTGTGACCCCTTGTAAAGCAATAAGCTATATGAGCAATTCTTggtaataaagtatttttcctAAGAttgttgttacaatattataattgcacATATTTTAGAAACTATGTCGCACGTATGACTTATATTAACTATTGACCTTTcctaatcaatatttaaaatttataggcGTGTTAGTTGACCAGAAAAGGAGTTTTGCTTTGAATTTTCATCAAACGTTATATTGAATTGGCAGAAAACAACCCGAAATTTGATGGTATGTATCACCTTAACATAAGAAGGCTTAACATAAGAATATATTTCTACTGTTTGgtaaaaattctaaaaaaacgATATTATAACATTGAAACGTTTTCATATAAAACTATGTGAATGTTccaaattgatttttatttgcaaataGGTAATAACTTAACATTAGTAATTATAAGATAGTAGTTATAAATCTtcttattgtataaataaagtcGAGTTCGACTCgggttaaataaaatttccagCATGGCTGaggtagtttttttatttggttctatattttatgtacGTGTTGTTCCATTGTTCGTGCATCATTTCGTATTTTGTGTttgaatgtaattattttgctacagtaattattatttgggATGATCAACCCAAAATCAGATAGGCTTGTGAACGTTAGCTTTGACTGcgatttcataattattgtttgataTTACAGCTAGATTTAgttaacaaaaatgacataatGACTACTGACTAACATGTAAGCGATTTGTTGTTTCACAATATAGTTAGGTATatgttacattataattaaaattgcaattttaatgaTCTGTAAATTCATATCACCTAAGTGTGCTTgttatgttgttttgttttgttaattcTTCAAGAATATGTTAAGTCAAGTGACATTTTCGgtcatatttgttatttttattgtagctAATTATCAAAAGAGTTATCTATCTCCAATTCggctaatataatattcttgaAGAATTTACCAAGAAATGTTAACGctatcattattatattttgtgacgTCACTGTAATCCTCATGAAGTGTGTGCAGTTTGTGCAACGTAAGATATGCTTGCAAAGATACCCAGAAGATATTCTTCTAAAGATCCTTTACCAACTCTTATAACTTCTTTATGAAACTTTATCCATCACACAATTCAACTACGGACAATAGTTTGTAGTTATATGTTGATGTGACTCATAACACGCAAATAAATCTTGTTTCCCCATAAGTCAGGCAATCGGGGGACTAATTTAATTAGTCTGCGTTCATTTGCTACTAGAAAGCGGAATTTGATGAGCATTTAGTCGGATATTCAAAATTCCGTGTTTATATAGCGGACACCAATTAGTGAATTGCAATCAGagatattatttagatattcGTTGggaagtttatatttattcaaagctCCAGAAAGTGGAATGTCGATGCAAATAATATGACACGCTATAATACTAAATTTGTTAAGCGTGGTAAAGTTGCACTattgatatataatattttagtatacaGGGTAAAAGGCTTATCTGCTTTGAGGTCTGATGTTGCTTGGTTACGTAATCTCTTCAATATGACTTTATGCGTGGAGCAAGAGTTTCATTTTGAAAGaaatttatacaatagttcaaaatataattttgtcataaagattagttaaaaatttaaaagaagtAGAGTCTACAGAGCTATCGAGCTTTTTATAGTTTCCTCGTtgcaattgaaataaattagtttaatttaagatTAAGCCATAGTCTTAAATATAAGCATTGattaattttgaaagaaacaacaataggtacctaagtctTGTTTAAtcacaattaatatttaattttagtatatatatttaaataacctCTACAAATTGtctgttttattatgtactgttaattacgttatttaaataagaaaatgtgGTCAGTCGTTCTTTTATTTACAACGAGGTAAAGGCTAAGGGacaaaaaacttgtttttgaGGCCTCGACTGGCcagttggcttggttggtagtgaccctACCTTCCAAGTCACTGGTCCTGGGATCGATTCCCACctggggcaaatatttgtgtgatgaacatagatgtttgctctgtgtctgggtgttaattatctatatatgggtcattatacaaaaatggggtaACTCAATGTCACCagccaatttatacaaagtcttattatattttaatcaaataacaatctattttaaaacaataaagctTCCTTTATTTGGTCACTCACTTtcacttctttatttaaaatacaaattgataaaaaaacaaaattaatacttaaataatcagTACTTTGGCATGTCACAACTCCGAAAACCAACAATCAAGTggctattttataaacattaacattGATTAGAGAAAACTTACTAACTCAGGACAATCTTTGatatacatagtattatatagtataactttaataacgaaatgtttaacattttatttaaaaaataaaaataaactttgtcatcgtttttattggtcagtccgttgtgtgttttttaaatttgaaattctcgCTAAATATCACCAAGTCGAGGTCAAATCCCTgtctaaatattaatgttggtAATGAAGTTACTTGTGCATCCCATATTTTGATGGTCATCATAACTGTACCAGCGCTAGGGTTGTGTTTGTCCTCTAAATTCGTGCTGCGCCAGTCAACATTTCAGTCCTATGGTGAgtcgttattttattgttaaactgatttttattttcattcatacatGGTTAAGtatgatttgtaaaaatatagtttgtttatataagaaataaggcaaaaaaacataatttgtgaTTATAATCTCATATTAAGTCCCTTTTTATCAATCCGCTGGCATCAGTCCTATGTCAGATATCGCGCCAGTGGACTGACGCGACCCCATAGTACTGATGATTCTATCGTTTTTGAGAACTTTTATCTTGATTGCTATTGATATAAGCAtttctatttgatatttcagtttaaaacATCATGCGCCACGCTAAAAGAAACTGAATTTGACTAGggaagaaacatttaaaaaagagtagcaaagaaaagagctattgaaacaaactactaataatcttatttaaaagatcttattttattttaattattgattttgatgCTTTCAGGGCATAGcttgttatatgtatttattagataaatacgtaaacgtataatattgtgaagtaaaattacctcaaaataacataaaagttaattattttaataacattataaaaatgtcaaaaggcTCTTATGAAAACTCAGATGAGACTTTCATTCAAGCCTTTGGTTAAAAACCCTGAaccattttatgaaaattagtacttttaacataaataatgttagatttttagggctccgaacctcaaaaggaaaaaacagaacccttataggatcactttgttgttCGTTTGTCTGttaagacgtttttttgaagcgcgtggaggtatcaatttgaaatttatattgaatactcaacATTAAGAACCCTTGGggctgtaaaaaaattaaacttataacgaaacgcaattaaaagatacctacatCCGTTAATACTGCAAATTTCcgcaaatttaaatattcgcaagggaataaaaaaatacacaggaTGCTTGCCGTGTATACAGTCttaaaatatggtaaaaagcaacgtcttataacacagataaagaaaaattgctaaaagtgtaggtaaattttaagttacaaacataataaaaataggtttgttaggagtccaact
This genomic window contains:
- the LOC123705109 gene encoding protein grindelwald: MSRLACLLAVAGASAQLTLDGIRCGQLTCQLEEYCSPETNRCAPCDVVCNKTHHNFDNGLCIKECQGYLLDLRYMRRSETMSPPSDINSVQRQAQTALIVSGVALAVLLLVLIIICRGRLSWRYIKQKLQPSKNRVKQYPTDLTHHNPHAEMPKPKPELKLEIRNPEPPKRLNVRDLDTRTQTDKSLGATTPKTISTAVSNRHPAEDTTLDFSYDNMGMNVTPPEQPAAASHKF